ACTAAATATTTATATAAATCATTAATCACAATATTAGCTGCAAGTGGGCTATTTCCTGCCCATGCATTAACACCAAAAAGATAAACCTGCCTTTTTGAACAGCTTTTAGGTTTTTCCAAAGAGGTTTTTGTTTCAAGTTCTCATAGGCTTCTAAATGTCCTAAATCGGAAACTCCAAAAAATAAGATATCACCGTCTATTAGGTCTAGCCGTTCTTCAGAGATGCCGTCTATCCTACTACCATCCACAGAAACATTTTGTGCTGGGGGACGTTTTAGCCCTAAATCTTCGAGGATAGAACCTATAAAGGAGTTTTTCACATAGATGTATGCGTTCTGACCGTAAGAAAAAGCAACAGAAATTGTTTTATTTTGATAGTTATTACCTAGAGCCATGTTTAATTGTTCAATGCGTTGGTTGTAGCGATGTAAAACTTGCTGTGCTTCTTCTTTGCCTAATAATTTGGCAATAACGTCAAATCCTTTTTTCCAGTTTTCTTCTATTAAGTCCGTTGAGATTATGACGGTTGGAGCAATTTTTGAAAGCATAGGATAGCTTTGTTCAGCATCTTCCCATGCCAAAATTAAATCAGGTTTAAGTTCCAAAATTTTCTCCACATTGGGAGAACGTACAAAGCCTATATTCTTGATTCCTTCTACCCTATTGCCCAGGTAAGATTGATCGCTTATGTAGGTTGCATTTAACTCTCCACGTAAAGCATTACTGCCAATTGGTTTAACACCCAGAGTAGGCGCGTGACCTAGTATCTCGTAGGAAATGATAATAATTCGTTGAGGTTCATTCGGAACACAAGTTTCACCCATTGGGTGTTGCACCGTTCGGCAAGGAGTTGAGGGTGGTTTAGGAGTTAGCCTTTGGCGATGCTCGATTGTTGTACCGCTACAGGCTGTGATGATAGCGACCGTGAGGAGTAATAGCAATAGTTGTTGGCTTACCCTTCTCAGTCTCCCCCTCTTCTTGGCAAGGTGGAGTTGATTGCCGTAATTCACAAACT
The sequence above is drawn from the Gloeocapsopsis sp. IPPAS B-1203 genome and encodes:
- a CDS encoding iron-siderophore ABC transporter substrate-binding protein; protein product: MGETCVPNEPQRIIIISYEILGHAPTLGVKPIGSNALRGELNATYISDQSYLGNRVEGIKNIGFVRSPNVEKILELKPDLILAWEDAEQSYPMLSKIAPTVIISTDLIEENWKKGFDVIAKLLGKEEAQQVLHRYNQRIEQLNMALGNNYQNKTISVAFSYGQNAYIYVKNSFIGSILEDLGLKRPPAQNVSVDGSRIDGISEERLDLIDGDILFFGVSDLGHLEAYENLKQKPLWKNLKAVQKGRFIFLVLMHGQEIAHLQLIL